Proteins encoded within one genomic window of Amycolatopsis sp. 2-15:
- a CDS encoding transglycosylase domain-containing protein — translation MAPVAIGAGVLSNQVSDSVDAISADLEHADPPLVTTVTDRNGSTIATLYAQYRVPVTAAQISPAMKAAIVDIEDRRFYTEGGVDPQGMLRAAVNDSSGGDLQGASTITQQYVKNYLINVVDRDDKTAQEKDREDSLARKLREAKMAVQLSQTVSKDDVLADYLNVVEYTGTVYGIGAAAEAYFGTTADKLTVPQAALLAGMVNNPSVYNPYTHPDNALKRRNTVIDSMVTAKSIPASFAATAKATPLGVVGTRPAAPSSTCLGSAPDAGFFCAYAVNYLKQAGFTVDQLDTGGYVVKTTMDPHVSQVVKDAVDANVPTTQDGVANTFAVVQPGANGHQVLAMVANRNYGTDPAQGETSTNIVADASNKFGAGSSFKIFTSAAAMVAGKAGLNTPLPNPFSNCFTPPNANKYTPCYSVSNDGTSYPDPISLASGLATSPNVAFVGLESQVGMPAVLDMARKLGLRNTLATNDAGNPPITDPSDARSKNPQYDEPQSQYFQNLLSFTLGNSPVSPLEMANVSATLMSGGTWCPPNPILSVTDRNGQAVPVKQQGCEQVIPPGVASTLEAGLSQDTTVGTSAAAAHSAGWTRPDIGKTGTTQLSESVAFVGGVDNFAVSSMVFADGPHPEEICPGTPVHLGRCGHGAFGGTVAAPPYFHAMSTLLAGVPDTPIPPPDPQYLDARN, via the coding sequence ATGGCACCGGTCGCCATCGGCGCGGGTGTTTTGTCCAATCAGGTCAGTGACTCCGTCGACGCGATCTCCGCCGATCTGGAGCACGCGGACCCGCCACTCGTGACAACGGTGACGGACCGGAACGGCAGTACGATCGCGACTTTGTACGCGCAGTACCGCGTTCCGGTCACCGCGGCGCAGATCTCACCCGCGATGAAGGCCGCGATCGTCGACATCGAGGACCGCCGCTTCTACACCGAAGGCGGCGTCGACCCGCAGGGCATGCTGCGCGCGGCGGTCAACGACAGCTCGGGCGGAGACCTGCAGGGCGCGTCGACGATCACGCAGCAGTACGTGAAGAACTACCTCATCAACGTCGTCGACCGCGACGACAAGACGGCGCAGGAGAAGGACCGCGAAGACTCGCTGGCCCGCAAGCTGCGCGAGGCCAAGATGGCCGTGCAGCTCAGCCAGACCGTGTCGAAGGACGACGTGCTGGCCGACTACCTGAACGTGGTCGAGTACACCGGCACCGTCTACGGCATCGGCGCGGCGGCGGAAGCGTATTTCGGGACCACAGCGGACAAATTGACCGTGCCACAGGCCGCATTGCTGGCGGGTATGGTGAACAACCCCAGCGTCTACAACCCGTACACGCATCCGGACAACGCGCTCAAGCGGCGCAACACCGTCATCGACTCCATGGTCACGGCGAAGTCCATCCCCGCTTCCTTCGCCGCCACCGCGAAAGCGACCCCGCTCGGCGTGGTCGGCACGCGCCCGGCCGCGCCGTCGAGCACCTGCCTGGGCTCGGCACCCGACGCCGGGTTCTTCTGCGCGTACGCGGTGAACTACCTCAAGCAGGCCGGGTTCACCGTCGATCAGCTCGACACCGGTGGCTACGTCGTGAAGACCACGATGGACCCGCACGTGAGCCAGGTCGTGAAGGATGCGGTGGACGCCAACGTGCCGACGACGCAGGACGGCGTGGCCAACACGTTCGCCGTGGTGCAGCCGGGCGCGAACGGGCACCAGGTGCTCGCGATGGTCGCCAACCGCAACTACGGCACCGATCCCGCCCAGGGTGAGACGTCCACGAACATCGTGGCCGACGCCAGCAACAAGTTCGGCGCCGGTTCGTCGTTCAAGATCTTCACCTCGGCCGCCGCGATGGTGGCGGGCAAGGCGGGGCTGAACACGCCGCTGCCCAACCCGTTCAGCAACTGCTTCACGCCGCCGAACGCGAACAAGTACACGCCGTGCTACTCGGTGAGCAACGACGGCACGAGCTACCCCGACCCGATCTCGCTCGCCAGCGGCCTGGCGACGTCGCCGAACGTCGCGTTCGTGGGGCTGGAGTCGCAGGTCGGCATGCCCGCCGTGCTGGACATGGCGCGCAAACTCGGGCTGCGCAACACGCTCGCGACCAACGACGCGGGCAACCCGCCGATCACCGACCCGTCGGACGCGCGCTCGAAGAACCCGCAGTACGACGAGCCGCAGTCGCAGTACTTCCAGAACCTGCTCTCGTTCACCCTCGGCAACAGCCCGGTGAGCCCGCTGGAGATGGCGAACGTCTCGGCGACGCTGATGAGCGGCGGCACGTGGTGCCCACCCAACCCGATCCTGTCGGTGACCGACCGCAACGGCCAGGCTGTGCCCGTGAAGCAGCAGGGGTGCGAGCAGGTGATCCCGCCGGGCGTCGCCAGCACACTGGAGGCCGGGCTTTCCCAGGACACCACGGTGGGTACGTCGGCCGCCGCCGCGCACTCGGCCGGCTGGACGCGCCCGGACATCGGCAAGACGGGAACCACTCAGCTGTCGGAGTCCGTCGCGTTCGTCGGTGGTGTGGACAACTTCGCCGTGTCGTCCATGGTGTTCGCCGACGGTCCGCACCCGGAGGAGATCTGCCCGGGCACCCCGGTGCACCTCGGCCGCTGCGGCCACGGCGCGTTCGGTGGCACGGTCGCCGCCCCGCCGTACTTCCACGCGATGAGCACGCTGCTGGCGGGCGTCCCCGACACCCCGATCCCGCCGCCGGACCCGCAGTACCTCGACGCGCGGAACTGA
- a CDS encoding aldehyde dehydrogenase family protein — MTVDQLEPALAAHYEPLINGEFRSISTETFPAVDAATGARLATITRGGAADVDAAVAAARAAFPKWAATRPEERSLLLHRLADWIEANAERLAAIDTMDIGRTIFETPLDHRIAVGQYRFFASAAVTHDGWNHPVAGGWAIAKREPIGVVGQIIPWNVPAIMTAFKLAPALAAGNTVVLKPDENASLSTLELCTKLAELFPPGVVNVVPGFGDEAGAALTAHPDVDKLAFTGSAEVGRLVAHAGAERLVPVSLELGGKSPNIVFPDIEDLDRVIDNATFAATYCNGQSCLAGTRLFVHDDLYDDFLGKLSASFQGVRVGSPLDPATRLGCLVSEKQGRRVLDYIASGRSDSSLVTGGGRAAVSGSEHGWFIEPTVFETENSSRIAQEEIFGPVLSVIRWKDYDALIDQANDVEYGLAAGVYTTNLKNAMRTADRLHAGSVWVNQYFNLVDGSPFGGYKGSGLGREYCKETLDMYTQLKSIVLAEELPPPLFG; from the coding sequence GTGACCGTCGACCAGCTCGAACCGGCGCTCGCTGCCCACTACGAACCACTGATCAACGGTGAGTTTCGCTCGATCTCCACCGAGACCTTCCCGGCGGTGGACGCCGCGACCGGCGCGCGGCTCGCGACGATCACCCGAGGCGGCGCGGCCGACGTCGACGCCGCCGTGGCCGCCGCTCGCGCGGCTTTCCCGAAGTGGGCCGCCACGCGGCCCGAGGAGCGCTCGCTGCTGCTGCACCGCCTCGCCGACTGGATCGAGGCCAACGCCGAGCGCCTCGCCGCCATCGACACGATGGACATCGGCCGCACGATCTTCGAAACGCCGCTGGACCACCGGATCGCGGTGGGGCAGTACCGGTTCTTCGCCTCGGCTGCCGTCACGCACGACGGCTGGAACCACCCCGTCGCCGGTGGCTGGGCCATCGCGAAGCGCGAGCCGATCGGCGTCGTCGGCCAGATCATCCCGTGGAACGTGCCCGCGATCATGACCGCGTTCAAGCTCGCCCCGGCGCTCGCGGCCGGCAACACGGTGGTGCTCAAGCCGGACGAGAACGCGTCGCTGTCCACTTTGGAGCTGTGCACCAAGCTCGCCGAGCTCTTCCCGCCCGGCGTGGTCAACGTGGTGCCGGGCTTCGGCGACGAGGCCGGCGCCGCGCTCACGGCGCACCCGGACGTGGACAAGCTCGCTTTCACCGGCTCCGCGGAGGTCGGCCGGCTCGTCGCGCACGCGGGCGCCGAGCGGCTCGTGCCAGTGTCGCTGGAGCTGGGCGGCAAGAGCCCGAACATCGTGTTCCCCGACATCGAAGACCTCGACCGCGTCATCGACAACGCGACGTTCGCCGCCACCTACTGCAACGGCCAGTCCTGCCTCGCCGGCACCCGCCTGTTCGTGCACGACGACCTGTACGACGACTTCCTGGGCAAGCTCTCGGCGAGCTTCCAGGGCGTGCGGGTCGGCTCCCCGCTCGACCCGGCCACGCGGCTGGGCTGCCTGGTGTCGGAGAAGCAGGGCCGGCGGGTGCTGGACTACATCGCCTCCGGCCGCTCCGACTCCTCGCTCGTCACCGGCGGCGGCCGCGCGGCGGTGTCCGGCAGTGAGCACGGCTGGTTCATCGAGCCGACCGTGTTCGAGACGGAGAACTCCAGCCGCATCGCGCAGGAGGAGATCTTCGGCCCGGTGCTGTCGGTCATCCGCTGGAAGGACTACGACGCGCTGATCGACCAAGCCAACGACGTCGAGTACGGCCTCGCCGCCGGCGTCTACACCACCAACCTGAAGAACGCGATGCGCACGGCCGACCGCCTCCACGCCGGCTCCGTGTGGGTCAACCAGTACTTCAACCTCGTCGACGGCTCGCCCTTCGGCGGCTACAAGGGCAGCGGCCTCGGCCGGGAGTACTGCAAGGAAACGCTGGACATGTACACGCAGCTGAAGTCGATCGTGCTGGCGGAGGAACTGCCGCCGCCGCTGTTCGGCTGA